AACTAAAAATGGCTGTCTCGCTTAACACCGAAAAACCGTGAGCAAATCCTTGCGGAATAAGAAAATGTGTTTTATTGTCATCCGAAAGTTCAATGCCAACCCATTGTCCGAAAGTAGGCGATCCCTTACGTAAATCGACAGCAACATCCCATACTCTTCCGACAATTACCGACACGAGCTTGGTTTGCGCGTGAGGAGCAAGTTGATAATGCAACCCACGAATAACACCGTAACTCGATTGAGACAAATTATCCTGACAGAAAGCAATATGAATATTATGTTCAGCCAATTGTTTTTTATTATAGTGCTCCATAAAGAAGCCACGTTCGTCTTTGAAAAAGCGATTTTTAACAATCAGCAAATCAGGAATTTGTGTTTTAATTATTTCCATATTCTTTAGGCTCATGAGCGATTTTAAGCAAATATTGTCCGTAATGGTTTTTAAGCAATGGCTGGGCCAATTGAATCAATTGGTCTTTGTCAATAAATCCCATGCGGAATGCTATCTCTTCAATACAAGCAACTTTCAGACCTTGTCGGTTTTCAATAGTGGCAATGTAGTTTGAAGCTTCCAGCAAACTATCGTGCGTTCCGGTATCCAGCCATGCCATACCACGTCCAAGCATTTTAAGCGACAGTCGATTTTCTTGCAAATAAAGACGATTCAAATCGGTAATTTCCAATTCTCCCCGAGCAGACGGACTCAACGCTTTGGCTTTTTCAACCACATCGTTTCCATAGAAATACAAGCCTGTCACAGCATAATTTGATTTAGGATTTATCGGCTTTTCTTCCAGACTCAGCACACGACCGTTAGCATCAAACTCTGCCACACCATATCGCTCCGGATCGTTGACATAATATCCGAAAACAATGGCTCCATCCTTTAAAGCTGCGGCATCCATCAGTTGAGAAGAGAAGTTGTATCCGTAAAAGATATTATCTCCCAAAATCATACAGACTGGACTACTCCCAATAAATTCTTCTCCTATCAAAAAAGCCTGAGCCAATCCGTCGGGTGACGGTTGAATGGCATAAGTAATATTGAGTCCAAAGGAAGAGCCATCTTCAAACAAATCTTTGTATAAATGAATATCTTGTGGAGTAGAAATAATTAATATTTCACGAATTCCGGCTAACATCAAAACAGATAACGGATAATAAATCATTGGTTTATCATATACTGGAATAATCTGTTTCGAAATAGTTTTGGTAACCGGATAAAGACGGGTACCAGATCCTCCTGCTAAAATAATACCTTTCATGAGTTTATAATTTTGTTTGAACACCTAAACTACCACCCAAAAGCCACATCATCATCCATCCATTTACCCTGGACTTTCATTACCTGTTCCAAAACATCGCGGGCACAACCTTCACCTCCATTACAGGGAGAAACATACAAAGACAGGGCTTTGATTTCAGGAGCAGCATCAGCAGGGCAAACAGGAATGCCGACATAGCTCATCACTTTATAATCAGGGATATCATCTCCCATGTACATAATTTCCTCTTTCGCCAGATTATGAAGTTGCATAAAATGCAATAAATCTTTCATTTTGAAATCAGAAGCCATATAAATATCCGAAACGCCAAGCCGTTCAAAACGTAAACGCACAGCTGCTGTATTACCACCTGTTATAATAGCAACATGAAATCCTTTTTTTACAGCATGCTGAATGGCATAGCCATCTTTAATATTAACCATTCGCATCGGTTCTCCATTAGGATGCAAAGGTATTGTTGAATGTGACAATACTCCATCAACATCAAAGACAAATGCTTTGACCTGAGCCAGTAATTCTTTGAAATTTGCCATACATTAAATGATGCAGATATGAAGTTAAAATCTATTACTTGTAACGAAATCGCTGATTAAAACCAATGAGAAAAATGAACTATATAAAACAAATAAGGCCAATTGTTTGAAAATCAAACGACCGGCCTTATTTTAAGTTGTCCCGCGAAGATTCGAACTCAGACTAACAGAACCAAAATCTGCTGTGCTACCATTACACCACGGGACAAGCTCGCTTTTCTTATAAAAGCGGTGCAAAGTTAATGGAATTATGTCTTTCCACAAAATTTTTGCACAATTTTTTATCTCAATAAAACCAAAGCCTTCTCTAATTTGATTCTTAGCACGGCGCACCGTTCTAACGATGTAAAAGCTACATCAAAACACACACATACGGCATACAATTATTCTTTATTCGTTGTTATTGTATCCAAGCTGACTTTCTAACTTGGCAATTTTTATCTCCTGATTGTAAATAGTCGTCAAAAGGGCGTTCAATTCTTCATTGTCGATACTTGACGGATATTCTTCTTTAACCCGATGAATAAAATCAGATAGAATATTCATATAATTTGTAAAGGCATCATATGGTGACTCATACTGGGGCCAGATAACAAAGCTATTCCATGGTTTAGTCGTCATAAAATGAAAATTTTCAGATCCCTGAAGACACAGCCAATCCCTTTTTATGCTTCGGTCAGAACAAAGGCGAACGCGTTCCCCGAGAGCATACAGCTTTTGTAATGCTTCCGTTTGCATGATATTTCCAGTCCAGTGACTAACATCTTTTTCTTCGCCGCTCCATGAATGAGGATAAATAACAGTTATAGGAGAAATTGGATTAAACTTTTGAGCTATTTCGGAAGGAGTTGAAAATGTGATACGATTGGCAAGTGCATGAAATGGAATTGCTTTTAGAAATTCAAAAATGCCGCTTTCGGGTTTCTGGCGTTCTCCAAAAGTCTGATATCCCATACAAATATTGAAAATTTGCTCCGAAGCGTCGGTTGATTTAATCCATCCCATAAATTTTTCAGCAGTCAGAGGAAAATCAGACCAACTGTTATTGGAAAAACGAAAACCAATATCATCACTTAGACGCATGTTACGAACCAAAATTTTCAAATCGGGAATGACCGCATGTCCATAAAGAAAATTTGGACTTTTCCAGCCTAATAATTGCTTGGCACCTTCAGTTAAAATGGTTTTAAATCCCAAATTATAAATCATCTCTCCTATTTCATCCGAATAAATCATTTCGGTATTGCAAAACGTAGTAGGCCTTATTCCAAACAACTCAAAAATAGTATTGCTATGTTGCTGAACCTGTTGCGTAAATTCATCCGGATCAAACATTGACGACAACGAATGAGCATATGTTTCTGCAATGAATTCCACATTACCGGTTTTGGCTAATTCGGAAAAACTCTCCATTACCTCTGGCGCAAATTGCTCAAAAAGTTCAATGCTTACTCCGGAAATCGAAAGCGCAATTTTGAATTTTCCTCTCGAAGTCCTGATCAGTTCCAACAGCAATAAATTGAGCGGCAAAATCGATGTTTTTGCTAATCGTTGTACATTAGCTTCATTGGCAAAATCATCGTAATAATAATGATCTTGATCTATTTCCAAAAAACGATACCGGCGGAGCATCATCGGGACATGCAGTTGAAAGTAGAAACAGATGGTTTTCATTAAGAAGAGGTTTTGTAATTAAAAAATTCCGGAAAAACTTTTAGCATGGGCAATTCCAATAATATTGCCACACACAAAAGTAAGTTATTTTTCAGCAAAACACAAAAAAAGCACCTCTTTTATAACAAGGGTGCCATCGTGTGAAATAGAAAAAATGCTATAGCTCTTTTATGAAGGCTCTTCTGGTTTTAACATGCTTTGTTTCAAAGCTATCCCAAAGAGTAGAAACCTTCTGGTTCGTTTCCAGTTCAGGATTACTTTCGGCATATTCAAAACCTTCACGCGCATATTCGGGCATAAGTTCGGCAAATAACATTGCACTGGCTCCTTTTACCTGGTAATCAGGGCGTACTGCCATTAAATATAAGTCAACCACTTTACTTTTTCCATAAAGCGCTTTGAGTAGGTAAATAAATCCGAAGGGAAAAAGTCTTCCTTTTGCTTTTTGCAAGGCTTTCGTCATGCTAGGAAGGGAAAAACCAAAAGCCACAACTTCATCTTCCTTGTTCACAATGATGCTGGCTAAATTAAGCCGTGCTAATGACAAATAAAGACCAATATAGAATTGTATCTGTTCGTCAGAAAGAAGAGAAAAACCATACAAATCACTGTAGCAAACATTCAGCAAATCAAAGATTTTTTTTCCGTAATTTTTTGCCAACGTTTTTGTCGAGCGAAAATGTAACGCTTCTAACTGGTATTTTTCTTTTACAATTTTAGCAATTCGAAAATGCTTTTCAGGAAATACCTTTGGTATCTGGATATTATATTCTTTCCAGTCTATATCTTTTTGATAACCTAATGCAGCCAAATGTTCAGGATAATAAGGAAAATTATAATTGGTTGCCATCGTGCCCGGTTTGTCAAATCCATGAACGAGCATACCTTCGCGATCAAAATCGGTAAACCCTACAGGTCCATGAATCGCCGTCATTTTTTTCTCTTTTGCCCAAGTTTCAACTGCCTCTAAAAGTGCTTTCGTCACTTCCAAATCATCAATCATATCAAGCCAGCCAAAACGCGCATGTTGATAACTCCACCGTTCATTAGCCCGATGATTAATGATCCCAGCTACACGCCCTACCATTTTATTATCTCTAAAAGCCATAAAATAGCGGGCTTCACAAAAAGCAAAGGAAGGATTTTTTTCTTTGTTCAACACAGTCATATCATCCATCAACAAAGGAGGTGCAGCATATGGATGGTTTGAATAGAGGCGAATGCCAAACAAGACAAATTGTTTTAATTCTTTTTTCGTCTGTACTTCTCGTATTTCTATTGACATGGTTGATTTTCTTGTGGCTGCAAATATACAAAAAAGTTATTAAACAAATAGGCCGTTCCTGGACAGAACGGCCTATTGCAATACGTTGTTTCAAAACACATTAATTGTTTTCTGGACGAAGCTTCCGAACTACAGCACCAGCTTGCCACATTTCACTATTGCGCATAGCGGCTAACTCTTCTTCCAATTTTACACGATAGTCCGTCTGGCTGTTGGAGTCGATGGAGCGCTGTGCTTCATTTCCGCAGGCAACTTCGGCATAAAGTTTTTCAAATACAGGTTTTGCAGCATCACGGAACGGCTTCCACCAGTCAAGTGCACCACGCTGAGCTGTTGTAGAGCAATTGGCATACATCCAATCCATTCCGTTTTCAGCAACTAAAGGCATCAAAGATTGCGTTAATTCTTCAATAGTCTCATTAAATGCTTCGGAAGGTGTGTGTCCGTGAGCACGCAACACATCATATTGTGCAGCAAAAATACCCTGAATTGCTCCCATCAGGGTTCCGCGTTCACCAGTTAAATCAGAATATACTTCACGTTGGAACGTAGTTTCAAACAAGTAGCCTGAACCTACACCAATACCCAGAGAAACAACCCGTTCATAAGCATGCCCGGTGGCATCCTGGAAAATTGCATAGGATGAATTTAATCCACGGCCTTGCAGGAACATACGTCGAAGGGAAGTACCAGATCCTTTCGGAGCAACAAGAATTACATCAACATCTGCCGGAGGAATAATATTTGTACGTTCCTTGTACGTAATAGCAAACCCATGTGAAAAATAAAGAGCTTTGCCAGCCGTCAAATGTTTCTTCACCAGAGGCCAAACAGCAATTTGGGCAGCATCTGAAAGCAGATATTGAATAATAGTTGCACGCTGGCATGCTTCTTCAATTTCAAACAATGTTTGACCCGGAACCCATCCATCAGCGACAGCTTTATCCCATGTTTTGGAATCTTTACGTTGTCCGACAATAACATTGAATCCATTATCGCGTAAATTCATGCTTTGACCGGGGCCTTGTACTCCATATCCGATTATAGCAATCACTTCATTCTTCAATATTTCACGTGCTTTTTCCAATGGAAATTCTTCGCGGGTAACAACATTCTCGTTTACACCCCCAAAATTCATTACAGCCATATTACTTAGTATTAAGTTGATAAAAGTATTTCACTCCTTGCAATTCCGGAGCGTTTCTTATTCGTTTTTCTTCCATTTAATCTGCACTTTGCAAAGCGGTTCTTCATCAACGAACCGGCTAATCTGAAACTGATCTTTGTCTTCTTTTGCATGGCGAAACAGCATCACTTCTTCACCATATAAAGCTTCGTGCAAGAAATTGATATCAAATCTTTTAATCGCATGTTCAGCAAACCAGTCAATGGAATATTCATTGAGCACCCATTGCAAATATTTCATACTATTGACGTGTCTGTTAAAGTCAATATCACTATATTGAACTTTATGTCTGTTGATTGGAGTTCCATCTACCGACGGCAGCTTAACTGTCGATTCAACAGGAATGGGATTTCCACCAATATAATGCGTCAGGCTTGGCAACTTTGCCAAATCAACAGGTTTTCGGGTTTCCACATCAATCATTGCCCAATTTGTCGTAGCATAACCAATAGGTTCATTCTGCTCATTACGTACCGTAAAATTACGTGTCGTCGAAGCGAACCGGATGCTTTCAATCCAGGTTTCTATTGTAATCTGTTGATAAATGGTTGGCATCTGAAGAATTTCAGTTCCCATCCGGATCAACACCCAGGTATAATTTTCACGATTTAGCTCTCTAACGCCAAATCCGTTATCGTCTGCATTTTTCCCTGCCGCCTGAAGGATATAATCTCCAAGGGAATAAGCAAAAAGTTGCTCCATGAAGTCACCATCCTGTGGCTGCAATTGAAATGTATATCGCCCTAATAAACCCATTCCTCCTTAATTATCGATTGCTTACAATACGATCAAATATCATTGATATTGATTTAAAATTGGAAGCTAAAATCCCTGCAAAGGTACACTTTTTTAAGCAAAACACATAATTCTCCAATACAGTTTTTCCGCGTACTTCTATTTTCTTCTTTTCACAACTTGTTTTTTATGTGTAGACGAAGATCGGCCAATGTCGTTTTTACCCGTATAATGGTAATCTAATAATTTATCTATCAAATCATTTCTATTCATTTTTCGTAAATCATGCAAAATAGATTGTCTGTATTCCGGTTTGTACCAGAAAAAGAATCGTTGTTGCGATATTTTATCGCTGGCCTGTTTTGGCGTTTCAACCGATTCTCCCGTGTAGGGATTGATGCCTGAATAATACATCTCGGTGGACAAGGTCATGGGTGTGGGAGTGAAATCCTGCACCTGTTCCAGTTTGAAATGCAATGATTTGGTTATTACAGCAAGTTCCGCCATATCCATATTACTACATCCGGGATGACTTGAAATAAAATAGGGAATAAGCTGTTGCTTTAGGTTAGCATCGCGATTATATTGCTCAAATTTCTGCTGAAACTGTTTGAATAATTCAAACGAAGGTTTGCGCATCAGTTTTAAAACTTGTGGAGATGTATGTTCAGGCGCCACTTTCAACCGGCCTGAAACATGATGCTGAATAACCTCCTTTGTATATTCAGTAAGGCTTTTATCAACCTCACTGTTACCTGAAGGCTGGAGTAGCAAATCATAACGAATGCCACTGCCAATAAAAGCTTTCTTGATATAGGGTAATTGATCGACAGCTTTATAAAGACGAATCATTCTTGAATGGTTCCGGTCCAGATTCCTGCAGATAGCAGGAAATATACACGAGGGCCGTTTACATGCTTCGCAAATTGACTGGTCTATGCCGCGTAAGCCATACATGTTTGCCGATGGTCCGCCCAAATCCGTAAGAATGCCTTTAAATTCAGGCAATTTACCCAGTTGTTCTATTTCTTTGAAAATAGATTTTTCGGAACGGGAAAGTACCTGTTTCCCCTGATGCATGGAAATGGTACAAAAAGAACATCCACCAAAACAACCACGATGCGTATTAACAGAAAATCGGATCATATCGTAGGCAGGAATTCTTTTATCTTTATATTTAGGATGTGGCAGCCGGGTGTAAGGTAAATCGTAAGTAGCATCAATTTCTTCTTGTGTCCAGGTTTCGTAAGGAGGGTTCACCACCACCAACTCATTATTGCAACGTTGTGTCAGCCTCGCAGCCTTTATCTTATTGGATTCTTCTTCAATAATTCTAAAGTTCTGCGCTGATTTATGTTTATCTGCCAAACATGCTTCATGAGAAAAAAGAGCGATTGTTTCAGCGTTCAATTCTTCCACATTTTGATGATCTGAAGAAACCACAAAGGCCGTTTGTGGAATTGTCTGCAAACCGGTAACCGAACGATTCTGTTGTAATGCACGGGCAATTGCTATAATTGATTTCTCCCCCATGCCATACACCAGCAAGTCGGCTTTGCTATCAAGTAAAATACTTTTCTTTAATTGATCCGACCAATAGTCATAATGCGTAAAGCGGCGCATGGATGCTTCAATTCCCCCGATAATAACCGGAACGTCCGGGAATAAATTTTTCAGAATTGTTGAATAAACGATCGTTGTGTAATCGGGACGAAACCCTGAAACACCTCCGGCCGTATATGCGTCATTGGATCGCAGTCGTTTGTTCGCAGTATAATGATTTACCATGGAATCCATGCAGCCTGCTGAAATACCAAAAAAGAGACGAGGCGTTCCCAGTTTTTTAAAATCCCGGAGATCATCCCGCCAATTCGGTTGAGGAACAATTGCCACACGTAAACCTTCCGCTTCTAAAGTGCGTCCGATTACAGCCGCACCGAACGAGGGATGGTCAATATATGCATCGCCGGAGAAAAGGATAACATCCAACGCATCCCAACCACGTTGTTCTACTTCTTTTTTCGTTGTGGGAAGCCAGTTATTTTGAAATGATTCTTGCAATAATATGTTTTTTAAATGCACATCAGGCAACAATATGCACTCTGTTTAATGTTATATAATCAACATCGCATCACCATAGATTCCGAAGCGATATCCTTCTTCCACAGCTACGCTGTAAGCTTTCATTACATTATCATATCCTCCAAAAGCTGAAGTAGCCATTAAAAGGGGAGAATAAGGAAGATGAAGATTGGCGATCAGGCTTTCAGTTACACCAAAATCATAAGGGGGAAAAATAAATTTATTCGTCCATCCGTCGTAAGGTTTCACAGTCCCGTTAGTACAGGCGCATGTTTCAATAGCCCGTAAAACAGTTGTACCTACAGCACAAACGTTGCGGTT
The sequence above is drawn from the Microbacter margulisiae genome and encodes:
- the rfbC gene encoding dTDP-4-dehydrorhamnose 3,5-epimerase, with protein sequence MEIIKTQIPDLLIVKNRFFKDERGFFMEHYNKKQLAEHNIHIAFCQDNLSQSSYGVIRGLHYQLAPHAQTKLVSVIVGRVWDVAVDLRKGSPTFGQWVGIELSDDNKTHFLIPQGFAHGFSVLSETAIFSYKCDQYYNQPAERGIRFDDPALAIDWRIPTDQAIVSPKDKIHPDFAEAEMNFNFISH
- the rfbA gene encoding glucose-1-phosphate thymidylyltransferase RfbA, which gives rise to MKGIILAGGSGTRLYPVTKTISKQIIPVYDKPMIYYPLSVLMLAGIREILIISTPQDIHLYKDLFEDGSSFGLNITYAIQPSPDGLAQAFLIGEEFIGSSPVCMILGDNIFYGYNFSSQLMDAAALKDGAIVFGYYVNDPERYGVAEFDANGRVLSLEEKPINPKSNYAVTGLYFYGNDVVEKAKALSPSARGELEITDLNRLYLQENRLSLKMLGRGMAWLDTGTHDSLLEASNYIATIENRQGLKVACIEEIAFRMGFIDKDQLIQLAQPLLKNHYGQYLLKIAHEPKEYGNN
- a CDS encoding KdsC family phosphatase, which translates into the protein MANFKELLAQVKAFVFDVDGVLSHSTIPLHPNGEPMRMVNIKDGYAIQHAVKKGFHVAIITGGNTAAVRLRFERLGVSDIYMASDFKMKDLLHFMQLHNLAKEEIMYMGDDIPDYKVMSYVGIPVCPADAAPEIKALSLYVSPCNGGEGCARDVLEQVMKVQGKWMDDDVAFGW
- a CDS encoding glycoside hydrolase family 57 protein; this translates as MKTICFYFQLHVPMMLRRYRFLEIDQDHYYYDDFANEANVQRLAKTSILPLNLLLLELIRTSRGKFKIALSISGVSIELFEQFAPEVMESFSELAKTGNVEFIAETYAHSLSSMFDPDEFTQQVQQHSNTIFELFGIRPTTFCNTEMIYSDEIGEMIYNLGFKTILTEGAKQLLGWKSPNFLYGHAVIPDLKILVRNMRLSDDIGFRFSNNSWSDFPLTAEKFMGWIKSTDASEQIFNICMGYQTFGERQKPESGIFEFLKAIPFHALANRITFSTPSEIAQKFNPISPITVIYPHSWSGEEKDVSHWTGNIMQTEALQKLYALGERVRLCSDRSIKRDWLCLQGSENFHFMTTKPWNSFVIWPQYESPYDAFTNYMNILSDFIHRVKEEYPSSIDNEELNALLTTIYNQEIKIAKLESQLGYNNNE
- the ilvC gene encoding ketol-acid reductoisomerase — protein: MAVMNFGGVNENVVTREEFPLEKAREILKNEVIAIIGYGVQGPGQSMNLRDNGFNVIVGQRKDSKTWDKAVADGWVPGQTLFEIEEACQRATIIQYLLSDAAQIAVWPLVKKHLTAGKALYFSHGFAITYKERTNIIPPADVDVILVAPKGSGTSLRRMFLQGRGLNSSYAIFQDATGHAYERVVSLGIGVGSGYLFETTFQREVYSDLTGERGTLMGAIQGIFAAQYDVLRAHGHTPSEAFNETIEELTQSLMPLVAENGMDWMYANCSTTAQRGALDWWKPFRDAAKPVFEKLYAEVACGNEAQRSIDSNSQTDYRVKLEEELAAMRNSEMWQAGAVVRKLRPENN
- a CDS encoding acyl-[acyl-carrier-protein] thioesterase codes for the protein MGLLGRYTFQLQPQDGDFMEQLFAYSLGDYILQAAGKNADDNGFGVRELNRENYTWVLIRMGTEILQMPTIYQQITIETWIESIRFASTTRNFTVRNEQNEPIGYATTNWAMIDVETRKPVDLAKLPSLTHYIGGNPIPVESTVKLPSVDGTPINRHKVQYSDIDFNRHVNSMKYLQWVLNEYSIDWFAEHAIKRFDINFLHEALYGEEVMLFRHAKEDKDQFQISRFVDEEPLCKVQIKWKKNE
- a CDS encoding YgiQ family radical SAM protein, which produces MQESFQNNWLPTTKKEVEQRGWDALDVILFSGDAYIDHPSFGAAVIGRTLEAEGLRVAIVPQPNWRDDLRDFKKLGTPRLFFGISAGCMDSMVNHYTANKRLRSNDAYTAGGVSGFRPDYTTIVYSTILKNLFPDVPVIIGGIEASMRRFTHYDYWSDQLKKSILLDSKADLLVYGMGEKSIIAIARALQQNRSVTGLQTIPQTAFVVSSDHQNVEELNAETIALFSHEACLADKHKSAQNFRIIEEESNKIKAARLTQRCNNELVVVNPPYETWTQEEIDATYDLPYTRLPHPKYKDKRIPAYDMIRFSVNTHRGCFGGCSFCTISMHQGKQVLSRSEKSIFKEIEQLGKLPEFKGILTDLGGPSANMYGLRGIDQSICEACKRPSCIFPAICRNLDRNHSRMIRLYKAVDQLPYIKKAFIGSGIRYDLLLQPSGNSEVDKSLTEYTKEVIQHHVSGRLKVAPEHTSPQVLKLMRKPSFELFKQFQQKFEQYNRDANLKQQLIPYFISSHPGCSNMDMAELAVITKSLHFKLEQVQDFTPTPMTLSTEMYYSGINPYTGESVETPKQASDKISQQRFFFWYKPEYRQSILHDLRKMNRNDLIDKLLDYHYTGKNDIGRSSSTHKKQVVKRRK